The Magnolia sinica isolate HGM2019 chromosome 9, MsV1, whole genome shotgun sequence genome contains a region encoding:
- the LOC131256226 gene encoding uncharacterized protein LOC131256226 codes for MLEEIDQRDSVRKTIQDARKVINFIYNHSWLLAAMREYCGGDIVRPGATRFAANFIALDSLYRHRLGLKNLFRSERYMEWNQKKTEGAKTCLNIVLFDAFWDKVHNVVSFLHPMYKVLRAVDNEMWPSMGSMYELMRIMRQGIMTAIPTSYQWVIDIIDRRWTETLEHPLHQAAYYLNPKFHYKRRLHENKDLTMASTRRLNDYSQNQQRKQISITR; via the exons atgctcgaggaGATTGACCAGAGGGATTCTGTCAGGAAAACCATCCAGGATGCAAGGAAAGTGATaaactttatatacaatcactcatggttgttggCTGCAATGCGTGAGTATTGTGGAGGGGACATCGTTAGACCAGGCGCGACACGATTTGCCGCGAACTTCATTGCACTTGACAGCTTATACAGGCACCGCCTGGGTCTCAAAAATTTGTTCAGATCCGAGAGATACATGGAGTGGAATCAGAAGAAGACTGAGGGTGCAAAGACATGTTTAAATATAGTGCTTTTCGATGCCTTCTGGGATAAAGTTCACAACGTTGTTTCCTTCCTGCATCCGatgtacaaggtcctacgagccgtagataatgagatgtggccttcgatggggtcaatgtatgagcttatgagaattatgagacaggggataatgactgcaatccccacttcgtatcagtgggtgatcgatatcatcgatcgtcGATGGACTGAGACTCTTgagcatccactccaccaagctg CATACtacctgaatcccaaatttcattataaacgTCGGCTCCATGAGAATAAAGATTTGACGATGGCGTCCACGAGGCGTTTGAACGATTATTCCCAGAATCAACAGCGCAAGCAGATTTCGATAACCAGGTAA